In Amycolatopsis jiangsuensis, the following proteins share a genomic window:
- a CDS encoding sensor histidine kinase — protein MRNRIGAFFRVAFAWRSLRWRIAALAAASATVVAVVLGVVVHQQSYARSVLEGEYLAGEALNSAEGTYRATGQPAGSTATGTVVSTGVPRPLLDAIHGSDHVVGTWFDTTQPGRPRMWAGHYLDGRLIAVRVELEETFDRLHDQDVFVVEATVGTLVVVFVAVALVSELITRRLRRVARTASRIAEGDLTARIGARPGDEIADLGSAVDSMAGALHRRLLTEQRFTADVAHELRTPLTGLVTSAELLPEGEATVLVRDRVTVLRSLVEDLLEISRLDAGVERAELTPVPLGELVAEAVSRTGLPIVAETTGARLVRTDPRRAERIVANLVHNAVRHGGPPVEVTVTGPAVRVRDHGPGFPEALISEGPQRFRTGAAERGRGQGLGLTIAAGQAEVIGAELTFSNAADGGAVATVIFPAVE, from the coding sequence ATGCGCAACCGGATCGGTGCTTTCTTCCGCGTCGCGTTCGCCTGGCGGTCGTTGCGCTGGCGGATCGCCGCGCTCGCCGCGGCCTCGGCGACCGTCGTCGCGGTCGTCCTCGGGGTGGTGGTGCACCAGCAGTCCTACGCCAGAAGCGTGCTGGAAGGCGAATACCTTGCCGGGGAGGCGCTCAACAGCGCCGAGGGCACTTACCGGGCGACCGGGCAGCCGGCCGGAAGCACCGCCACCGGAACGGTCGTCTCGACCGGGGTGCCGCGCCCTCTGCTGGATGCCATCCACGGCTCCGACCATGTGGTCGGCACGTGGTTCGACACGACTCAGCCGGGCCGGCCACGAATGTGGGCGGGCCACTACCTCGACGGCCGGCTGATCGCGGTCCGGGTCGAGCTGGAGGAGACTTTCGACCGTCTCCACGACCAGGACGTGTTCGTTGTCGAAGCGACGGTGGGCACCCTCGTCGTGGTGTTCGTCGCGGTGGCGTTGGTGAGCGAGCTGATCACCCGCCGGCTGCGTCGCGTCGCGCGCACCGCGTCGCGAATCGCCGAGGGAGACCTGACGGCGCGGATCGGCGCCCGCCCCGGGGACGAGATCGCCGATCTCGGTTCGGCCGTCGACTCGATGGCCGGTGCGTTGCACCGGAGGCTGCTCACCGAGCAGAGGTTCACCGCGGACGTCGCGCACGAACTGCGTACGCCCCTCACCGGGCTGGTCACCTCGGCCGAGCTGCTGCCCGAGGGCGAAGCGACCGTACTGGTCCGGGACCGGGTGACGGTGTTGCGCTCGTTGGTCGAAGACCTGCTCGAAATCTCCCGCCTCGACGCTGGTGTGGAACGAGCCGAACTGACCCCGGTGCCGCTCGGGGAGCTGGTCGCGGAGGCGGTTTCGCGGACCGGCCTGCCGATTGTGGCCGAGACCACCGGCGCCCGGCTGGTCCGGACCGATCCCCGCCGGGCCGAACGGATCGTGGCGAACCTCGTGCACAACGCGGTCCGGCACGGCGGCCCGCCGGTCGAAGTGACCGTGACCGGCCCGGCGGTGCGGGTCCGCGACCACGGCCCCGGCTTCCCGGAAGCGCTGATCAGCGAAGGGCCCCAACGCTTTCGCACCGGCGCCGCGGAACGCGGGAGGGGACAGGGCCTCGGCCTGACCATCGCGGCGGGCCAAGCGGAGGTCATCGGCGCCGAGTTGACGTTCTCGAACGCGGCGGACGGCGGCGCGGTCGCCACCGTGATCTTCCCCGCTGTCGAATGA
- a CDS encoding alcohol dehydrogenase catalytic domain-containing protein, producing MKALAYEKAHPLDAFAIDLVDTAEPRPRDADLLVGVRAVGINPGEAAIRQIRSAEPGGRVILGWEFAGVVEAVGPEVAGFAVGDRVMGTGDWARDGAWAERLAVDHRVVARIPDQLSFSDAASLPIGGGTAWEALFRDQDRLPVGIERVLVIGGAGGVGTLATQLLKSRTSALVASTASRPETREWCTRMGADLVVDHTGDVPGQLRAAGIDRVDLVLSTAGTGGQVGWIAEILRPFGHLAAVDLNGPVDLGPLVAKSVSLHTETVFSRLLAGGNLAAQGGILAELAADAVAGRLRSITTTILDGLTVDTMRAAHEMAESRRTIGKTVITF from the coding sequence ATGAAAGCCCTTGCCTACGAGAAGGCCCACCCGCTCGACGCGTTCGCGATCGACCTCGTCGACACCGCGGAACCACGACCGCGGGACGCGGATCTGCTCGTCGGCGTGCGGGCCGTGGGCATCAATCCGGGGGAAGCGGCGATTCGGCAGATCCGCAGTGCGGAACCGGGCGGACGAGTCATCCTCGGGTGGGAGTTCGCCGGGGTGGTGGAAGCCGTGGGGCCGGAAGTCGCCGGTTTCGCCGTCGGAGATCGCGTCATGGGCACCGGAGACTGGGCCCGCGACGGTGCATGGGCGGAGCGGCTCGCGGTGGATCATCGTGTGGTGGCGAGAATTCCGGACCAGCTGTCCTTCTCCGACGCCGCGTCCTTGCCCATCGGCGGCGGCACGGCGTGGGAGGCGCTGTTCCGCGATCAGGACAGGTTGCCGGTGGGAATCGAGCGAGTGCTCGTCATCGGCGGCGCCGGTGGTGTGGGGACGCTCGCGACACAGCTGCTGAAAAGCCGGACCTCAGCCCTGGTGGCGAGCACTGCGTCGCGTCCGGAAACCCGCGAGTGGTGCACGAGGATGGGTGCGGACCTGGTCGTCGACCACACCGGCGACGTGCCCGGACAGCTACGCGCGGCCGGGATCGACCGGGTCGACCTGGTGTTGTCCACGGCGGGAACCGGCGGCCAGGTCGGCTGGATCGCCGAGATCCTGCGCCCCTTCGGGCACCTCGCCGCCGTCGATCTGAACGGTCCGGTCGATCTCGGACCGCTGGTCGCCAAATCCGTGTCGCTGCACACCGAAACCGTGTTCAGCAGGCTTCTCGCCGGAGGAAACCTCGCCGCCCAAGGCGGAATCCTCGCCGAACTGGCGGCGGATGCCGTCGCGGGCCGGCTGCGTTCCATCACCACGACGATCCTCGACGGCCTGACCGTGGACACGATGAGAGCGGCCCACGAAATGGCCGAAAGCAGGCGGACGATCGGCAAGACCGTGATCACCTTCTGA
- a CDS encoding TetR/AcrR family transcriptional regulator: MPRITQEQKKLNREKIVRAAGEGFRLHGIDGIGIEELMKTAGMTHGGFYNHFSSKEDLALEVYRRGFADSLGVLGAIRTSHPRSARAAWHGLVDEYVTADHRDHPETGCASAALAVDAGRHGAASQTEYRRGLEGYFSAITEMVLDRARQAGTALTAAEGREQAVALFSQMVGALVVSRAVAEADPGLSDEVLTANRRQLKQR, translated from the coding sequence GTGCCACGCATCACCCAGGAGCAGAAGAAGCTCAACCGCGAAAAGATCGTCCGGGCGGCAGGCGAAGGATTCCGGCTGCACGGCATCGACGGGATCGGCATCGAGGAGCTGATGAAGACCGCCGGAATGACGCACGGCGGCTTCTACAACCACTTCTCCTCGAAGGAAGACCTGGCCCTCGAGGTCTACCGCCGGGGCTTCGCCGACTCACTCGGCGTGCTCGGCGCCATCCGCACGTCCCATCCCCGCTCCGCGCGGGCGGCCTGGCACGGCCTGGTCGACGAATACGTGACGGCCGATCACCGCGATCACCCGGAAACCGGCTGCGCCTCGGCCGCACTGGCCGTGGATGCCGGCCGCCACGGCGCCGCGTCTCAGACCGAGTACCGGCGCGGACTCGAGGGATACTTCAGCGCCATCACCGAGATGGTGCTGGATCGCGCGCGCCAAGCCGGCACCGCACTGACCGCGGCCGAAGGCCGCGAACAGGCAGTGGCGCTGTTCTCCCAGATGGTCGGCGCGCTGGTGGTCTCCCGTGCGGTCGCCGAGGCCGACCCAGGACTGTCCGACGAGGTGCTGACCGCCAATCGCAGGCAGCTCAAGCAGCGGTGA